The Medicago truncatula cultivar Jemalong A17 chromosome 4, MtrunA17r5.0-ANR, whole genome shotgun sequence genome includes a region encoding these proteins:
- the LOC11446619 gene encoding nucleolin 1 isoform X1 translates to MPKSSKKSATKVDAAPVVVSPVKSGKKGKRQAEEEVKAVSAKKQKVEEVAAKQKALKVVKKEESSSEESSESEDEQPVVKAPAPSKKTPAKKGNVKKAQPETTSEESDSDSSSSDEEEVKKPVSKAVPSKNGSAPAKKVDTSEEEDSEESSDEDKKPAAKAVPSKNGSAPAKKAASDEEDTDESSDEDEEDEKPAAKAVPSKNGSVPAKKADTESSDEDSESSDEEDKKPAAKASKNVSAPTKKAASSSDEESDEESDEDEDAKPVSKPAAVAKKSKKDSSDSDDEDDDSSSDEDKKPVAAKKEVSESESDSSDDEDKMNVDKDGSDSDESEEESEDEPSKTPQKKIKDVEMVDAGKSGKKAPNTPATPIENSGSKTLFVGNLSFSVQRSDIEKFFQDCGEVVDVRFSSDEEGRFKGFGHVEFASAEAAQSALEMNGQELLQRAVRLDLARERGAFTPNNNSNYSAQSGGRGQSQTVFVRGFDKNLGEDEIRAKLMEHFGGTCGEPTRVSIPKDFESGYSKGFAYMDFKDSDSFSKALELHESELDGYQLSVDEAKPRDSQGSGGRGGGGRSGGGRFGGGGRSGGFGGRSGGRGGGRFGGRDSGGRGGRGGRGGRGGFNKPSFASEGKKTTFADD, encoded by the exons ATGCCTAAATCAAGCAAGAAATCCGCTACCAAA GTTGATGCTGCTCCTGTTGTTGTTTCTCCAGTGAAGTCTGGAAAGAAAG GCAAGAGGCAGGCTGAGGAAGAAGTCAAGGCAGTGAGTGCAAAGAAGCAAAAGGTAGAAGAGGTTGCCGCCAAGCAAAAGGCCTTGAAGGTAGTCAAGAAGGAGGAAAGTAGTTCGGAGGAATCCTCTGAATCTGAGGATGAG CAACCTGTTGTAAAAGCTCCCGCTCCTTCAAAGAAGACCCCAGCTAAAAAAGGGAATGTGAAGAAAGCCCAGCCAGAGACCACTTCAGAGGAATCTGACTCTGACAGCTCCTCTTCCGACGAGGAAGAAGTGAAA AAACCCGTATCTAAAGCTGTTCCATCTAAAAATGGGAGTGCACCTGCAAAGAAAGTTGATACTTCTGAAGAAGAAGATTCTGAAGAATCTTCTGATGAAGACAAG AAACCTGCAGCTAAAGCTGTTCCATCTAAAAATGGGAGTGCACCCGCAAAGAAAGCTGCTTCTGATGAAGAAGATACTGATGAATCTTCtgatgaagatgaggaagatgag AAACCTGCTGCAAAAGCTGTTCCTTCCAAGAATGGGAGTGTACCCGCAAAGAAAGCTGATACTGAGTCTTCCGATGAAGACTCTGAATCTTCTGATGAAGAAGATAAG AAACCTGCAGCAAAAGCCTCTAAAAATGTGAGTGCACCCACAAAGAAAGCTGCAAGTTCTTCTGATGAAGAATCTGATGAAGAATCCGATGAAGATGAA GATGCAAAGCCCGTGTCTAAGCCTGCAGCTGTTGCAAAAAAGAGTAAGAAAGATAGCTCAGATTCTgacgatgaagatgatgatagcAGCTCTGACGAAGACAAGAAGCCTGTGGCTGCTAAGAAAGAGGTTAGTGAATCGGAGAGTGATTCGTCTGATGACGAG GATAAGATGAATGTTGACAAGGATGGTTCCGACTCCGACGAGAGTGAGGAGGAGAGTGAGGATGAACCATCGAAAACACCTCAGAAAAAG atCAAGGACGTGGAGATGGTTGATGCTGGCAAATCTGGGAAAAAAGCT CCTAATACCCCAGCTACACCAATCGAGAACAGTGGCTCAAAGACATTATTTGTTGGGAACCTGTCCTTCAGTGTGCAACGTTCTGACAT AGAAAAGTTCTTCCAAGACTGCGGAGAGGTTGTTGATGTACGTTTTTCTTCGGATGAGGAGGGAAGGTTTAAAGGCTTTGGACATGTTGAGTTTGCATCTGCAGAGGCAGCCCAAAGC GCCCTTGAGATGAATGGGCAAGAACTGTTGCAACGTGCTGTCCGACTTGATTTAGCTCGGGAGAGGGGTGCATTTACTCCTAATAATAATAG TAACTACTCAGCCCAAAGTGGTGGAAGAGGCCAGTCTCAAACAGTATTTGTCAGGGGTTTTGATAAGAATCTTGGAGAGGATGAG ATAAGAGCTAAATTGATGGAGCATTTTGGTGGTACTTGTGGGGAACCTACAAGGGTGTCAATCCCAAAAGATTTTGAATCTGGTTATTCTAAGGG GTTTGCATACATGGACTTCAAAGATTCTGATAGCTTCAGCAAAGCTCTTGAACTTCATGAAAGTGAACTTGATGGTTATCAGTTGTCAGTGGATGAAGCAAAACCTAGAGATAGTCAAGGTTCTGGTGGTAGAGGTGGAGGTGGAAGGAGTGGTGGTGGTCGATTTGGTGGAGGTGGAAGAAGCGGTGGATTTGGTGGTAGGAGTGGTGGAAGAGGTGGAGGTCGATTTGGTGGAAGGGATAGTGGCGGTAGAGGTGGTCGAGGAGGAAGAGGTGGTCGTGGAGGATTCAATAAACCAAGCTTTGCTTCTGAAG GGAAAAAGACTACTTTTGCAGACGACTAG
- the LOC11446619 gene encoding nucleolin 1 isoform X3, with protein sequence MPKSSKKSATKVDAAPVVVSPVKSGKKGKRQAEEEVKAVSAKKQKVEEVAAKQKALKVVKKEESSSEESSESEDEQPVVKAPAPSKKTPAKKGNVKKAQPETTSEESDSDSSSSDEEEVKKPAAKAVPSKNGSAPAKKAASDEEDTDESSDEDEEDEKPAAKAVPSKNGSVPAKKADTESSDEDSESSDEEDKKPAAKASKNVSAPTKKAASSSDEESDEESDEDEDAKPVSKPAAVAKKSKKDSSDSDDEDDDSSSDEDKKPVAAKKEVSESESDSSDDEDKMNVDKDGSDSDESEEESEDEPSKTPQKKIKDVEMVDAGKSGKKAPNTPATPIENSGSKTLFVGNLSFSVQRSDIEKFFQDCGEVVDVRFSSDEEGRFKGFGHVEFASAEAAQSALEMNGQELLQRAVRLDLARERGAFTPNNNSNYSAQSGGRGQSQTVFVRGFDKNLGEDEIRAKLMEHFGGTCGEPTRVSIPKDFESGYSKGFAYMDFKDSDSFSKALELHESELDGYQLSVDEAKPRDSQGSGGRGGGGRSGGGRFGGGGRSGGFGGRSGGRGGGRFGGRDSGGRGGRGGRGGRGGFNKPSFASEGKKTTFADD encoded by the exons ATGCCTAAATCAAGCAAGAAATCCGCTACCAAA GTTGATGCTGCTCCTGTTGTTGTTTCTCCAGTGAAGTCTGGAAAGAAAG GCAAGAGGCAGGCTGAGGAAGAAGTCAAGGCAGTGAGTGCAAAGAAGCAAAAGGTAGAAGAGGTTGCCGCCAAGCAAAAGGCCTTGAAGGTAGTCAAGAAGGAGGAAAGTAGTTCGGAGGAATCCTCTGAATCTGAGGATGAG CAACCTGTTGTAAAAGCTCCCGCTCCTTCAAAGAAGACCCCAGCTAAAAAAGGGAATGTGAAGAAAGCCCAGCCAGAGACCACTTCAGAGGAATCTGACTCTGACAGCTCCTCTTCCGACGAGGAAGAAGTGAAA AAACCTGCAGCTAAAGCTGTTCCATCTAAAAATGGGAGTGCACCCGCAAAGAAAGCTGCTTCTGATGAAGAAGATACTGATGAATCTTCtgatgaagatgaggaagatgag AAACCTGCTGCAAAAGCTGTTCCTTCCAAGAATGGGAGTGTACCCGCAAAGAAAGCTGATACTGAGTCTTCCGATGAAGACTCTGAATCTTCTGATGAAGAAGATAAG AAACCTGCAGCAAAAGCCTCTAAAAATGTGAGTGCACCCACAAAGAAAGCTGCAAGTTCTTCTGATGAAGAATCTGATGAAGAATCCGATGAAGATGAA GATGCAAAGCCCGTGTCTAAGCCTGCAGCTGTTGCAAAAAAGAGTAAGAAAGATAGCTCAGATTCTgacgatgaagatgatgatagcAGCTCTGACGAAGACAAGAAGCCTGTGGCTGCTAAGAAAGAGGTTAGTGAATCGGAGAGTGATTCGTCTGATGACGAG GATAAGATGAATGTTGACAAGGATGGTTCCGACTCCGACGAGAGTGAGGAGGAGAGTGAGGATGAACCATCGAAAACACCTCAGAAAAAG atCAAGGACGTGGAGATGGTTGATGCTGGCAAATCTGGGAAAAAAGCT CCTAATACCCCAGCTACACCAATCGAGAACAGTGGCTCAAAGACATTATTTGTTGGGAACCTGTCCTTCAGTGTGCAACGTTCTGACAT AGAAAAGTTCTTCCAAGACTGCGGAGAGGTTGTTGATGTACGTTTTTCTTCGGATGAGGAGGGAAGGTTTAAAGGCTTTGGACATGTTGAGTTTGCATCTGCAGAGGCAGCCCAAAGC GCCCTTGAGATGAATGGGCAAGAACTGTTGCAACGTGCTGTCCGACTTGATTTAGCTCGGGAGAGGGGTGCATTTACTCCTAATAATAATAG TAACTACTCAGCCCAAAGTGGTGGAAGAGGCCAGTCTCAAACAGTATTTGTCAGGGGTTTTGATAAGAATCTTGGAGAGGATGAG ATAAGAGCTAAATTGATGGAGCATTTTGGTGGTACTTGTGGGGAACCTACAAGGGTGTCAATCCCAAAAGATTTTGAATCTGGTTATTCTAAGGG GTTTGCATACATGGACTTCAAAGATTCTGATAGCTTCAGCAAAGCTCTTGAACTTCATGAAAGTGAACTTGATGGTTATCAGTTGTCAGTGGATGAAGCAAAACCTAGAGATAGTCAAGGTTCTGGTGGTAGAGGTGGAGGTGGAAGGAGTGGTGGTGGTCGATTTGGTGGAGGTGGAAGAAGCGGTGGATTTGGTGGTAGGAGTGGTGGAAGAGGTGGAGGTCGATTTGGTGGAAGGGATAGTGGCGGTAGAGGTGGTCGAGGAGGAAGAGGTGGTCGTGGAGGATTCAATAAACCAAGCTTTGCTTCTGAAG GGAAAAAGACTACTTTTGCAGACGACTAG
- the LOC11446619 gene encoding nucleolin 1 isoform X2, whose translation MPKSSKKSATKVDAAPVVVSPVKSGKKGKRQAEEEVKAVSAKKQKVEEVAAKQKALKVVKKEESSSEESSESEDEQPVVKAPAPSKKTPAKKGNVKKAQPETTSEESDSDSSSSDEEEVKKPVSKAVPSKNGSAPAKKVDTSEEEDSEESSDEDKKPAAKAVPSKNGSAPAKKAASDEEDTDESSDEDEEDEKPAAKAVPSKNGSVPAKKADTESSDEDSESSDEEDKKPAAKASKNVSAPTKKAASSSDEESDEESDEDEDAKPVSKPAAVAKKSKKDSSDSDDEDDDSSSDEDKKPVAAKKEDKMNVDKDGSDSDESEEESEDEPSKTPQKKIKDVEMVDAGKSGKKAPNTPATPIENSGSKTLFVGNLSFSVQRSDIEKFFQDCGEVVDVRFSSDEEGRFKGFGHVEFASAEAAQSALEMNGQELLQRAVRLDLARERGAFTPNNNSNYSAQSGGRGQSQTVFVRGFDKNLGEDEIRAKLMEHFGGTCGEPTRVSIPKDFESGYSKGFAYMDFKDSDSFSKALELHESELDGYQLSVDEAKPRDSQGSGGRGGGGRSGGGRFGGGGRSGGFGGRSGGRGGGRFGGRDSGGRGGRGGRGGRGGFNKPSFASEGKKTTFADD comes from the exons ATGCCTAAATCAAGCAAGAAATCCGCTACCAAA GTTGATGCTGCTCCTGTTGTTGTTTCTCCAGTGAAGTCTGGAAAGAAAG GCAAGAGGCAGGCTGAGGAAGAAGTCAAGGCAGTGAGTGCAAAGAAGCAAAAGGTAGAAGAGGTTGCCGCCAAGCAAAAGGCCTTGAAGGTAGTCAAGAAGGAGGAAAGTAGTTCGGAGGAATCCTCTGAATCTGAGGATGAG CAACCTGTTGTAAAAGCTCCCGCTCCTTCAAAGAAGACCCCAGCTAAAAAAGGGAATGTGAAGAAAGCCCAGCCAGAGACCACTTCAGAGGAATCTGACTCTGACAGCTCCTCTTCCGACGAGGAAGAAGTGAAA AAACCCGTATCTAAAGCTGTTCCATCTAAAAATGGGAGTGCACCTGCAAAGAAAGTTGATACTTCTGAAGAAGAAGATTCTGAAGAATCTTCTGATGAAGACAAG AAACCTGCAGCTAAAGCTGTTCCATCTAAAAATGGGAGTGCACCCGCAAAGAAAGCTGCTTCTGATGAAGAAGATACTGATGAATCTTCtgatgaagatgaggaagatgag AAACCTGCTGCAAAAGCTGTTCCTTCCAAGAATGGGAGTGTACCCGCAAAGAAAGCTGATACTGAGTCTTCCGATGAAGACTCTGAATCTTCTGATGAAGAAGATAAG AAACCTGCAGCAAAAGCCTCTAAAAATGTGAGTGCACCCACAAAGAAAGCTGCAAGTTCTTCTGATGAAGAATCTGATGAAGAATCCGATGAAGATGAA GATGCAAAGCCCGTGTCTAAGCCTGCAGCTGTTGCAAAAAAGAGTAAGAAAGATAGCTCAGATTCTgacgatgaagatgatgatagcAGCTCTGACGAAGACAAGAAGCCTGTGGCTGCTAAGAAAGAG GATAAGATGAATGTTGACAAGGATGGTTCCGACTCCGACGAGAGTGAGGAGGAGAGTGAGGATGAACCATCGAAAACACCTCAGAAAAAG atCAAGGACGTGGAGATGGTTGATGCTGGCAAATCTGGGAAAAAAGCT CCTAATACCCCAGCTACACCAATCGAGAACAGTGGCTCAAAGACATTATTTGTTGGGAACCTGTCCTTCAGTGTGCAACGTTCTGACAT AGAAAAGTTCTTCCAAGACTGCGGAGAGGTTGTTGATGTACGTTTTTCTTCGGATGAGGAGGGAAGGTTTAAAGGCTTTGGACATGTTGAGTTTGCATCTGCAGAGGCAGCCCAAAGC GCCCTTGAGATGAATGGGCAAGAACTGTTGCAACGTGCTGTCCGACTTGATTTAGCTCGGGAGAGGGGTGCATTTACTCCTAATAATAATAG TAACTACTCAGCCCAAAGTGGTGGAAGAGGCCAGTCTCAAACAGTATTTGTCAGGGGTTTTGATAAGAATCTTGGAGAGGATGAG ATAAGAGCTAAATTGATGGAGCATTTTGGTGGTACTTGTGGGGAACCTACAAGGGTGTCAATCCCAAAAGATTTTGAATCTGGTTATTCTAAGGG GTTTGCATACATGGACTTCAAAGATTCTGATAGCTTCAGCAAAGCTCTTGAACTTCATGAAAGTGAACTTGATGGTTATCAGTTGTCAGTGGATGAAGCAAAACCTAGAGATAGTCAAGGTTCTGGTGGTAGAGGTGGAGGTGGAAGGAGTGGTGGTGGTCGATTTGGTGGAGGTGGAAGAAGCGGTGGATTTGGTGGTAGGAGTGGTGGAAGAGGTGGAGGTCGATTTGGTGGAAGGGATAGTGGCGGTAGAGGTGGTCGAGGAGGAAGAGGTGGTCGTGGAGGATTCAATAAACCAAGCTTTGCTTCTGAAG GGAAAAAGACTACTTTTGCAGACGACTAG
- the LOC11446619 gene encoding nucleolin 2 isoform X4 yields the protein MPKSSKKSATKVDAAPVVVSPVKSGKKGKRQAEEEVKAVSAKKQKVEEVAAKQKALKVVKKEESSSEESSESEDEQPVVKAPAPSKKTPAKKGNVKKAQPETTSEESDSDSSSSDEEEVKKPVSKAVPSKNGSAPAKKVDTSEEEDSEESSDEDKKPAAKAVPSKNGSAPAKKAASDEEDTDESSDEDEEDEKPAAKAVPSKNGSVPAKKADTESSDEDSESSDEEDKKPAAKASKNVSAPTKKAASSSDEESDEESDEDEDAKPVSKPAAVAKKSKKDSSDSDDEDDDSSSDEDKKPVAAKKEVSESESDSSDDEDKMNVDKDGSDSDESEEESEDEPSKTPQKKIKDVEMVDAGKSGKKAPNTPATPIENSGSKTLFVGNLSFSVQRSDIEKFFQDCGEVVDVRFSSDEEGRFKGFGHVEFASAEAAQSALEMNGQELLQRAVRLDLARERGAFTPNNNSNYSAQSGGRGQSQTVFVRGFDKNLGEDEIRAKLMEHFGGTCGEPTRVSIPKDFESGYSKGYVSLQNSIGIPMFLLMLH from the exons ATGCCTAAATCAAGCAAGAAATCCGCTACCAAA GTTGATGCTGCTCCTGTTGTTGTTTCTCCAGTGAAGTCTGGAAAGAAAG GCAAGAGGCAGGCTGAGGAAGAAGTCAAGGCAGTGAGTGCAAAGAAGCAAAAGGTAGAAGAGGTTGCCGCCAAGCAAAAGGCCTTGAAGGTAGTCAAGAAGGAGGAAAGTAGTTCGGAGGAATCCTCTGAATCTGAGGATGAG CAACCTGTTGTAAAAGCTCCCGCTCCTTCAAAGAAGACCCCAGCTAAAAAAGGGAATGTGAAGAAAGCCCAGCCAGAGACCACTTCAGAGGAATCTGACTCTGACAGCTCCTCTTCCGACGAGGAAGAAGTGAAA AAACCCGTATCTAAAGCTGTTCCATCTAAAAATGGGAGTGCACCTGCAAAGAAAGTTGATACTTCTGAAGAAGAAGATTCTGAAGAATCTTCTGATGAAGACAAG AAACCTGCAGCTAAAGCTGTTCCATCTAAAAATGGGAGTGCACCCGCAAAGAAAGCTGCTTCTGATGAAGAAGATACTGATGAATCTTCtgatgaagatgaggaagatgag AAACCTGCTGCAAAAGCTGTTCCTTCCAAGAATGGGAGTGTACCCGCAAAGAAAGCTGATACTGAGTCTTCCGATGAAGACTCTGAATCTTCTGATGAAGAAGATAAG AAACCTGCAGCAAAAGCCTCTAAAAATGTGAGTGCACCCACAAAGAAAGCTGCAAGTTCTTCTGATGAAGAATCTGATGAAGAATCCGATGAAGATGAA GATGCAAAGCCCGTGTCTAAGCCTGCAGCTGTTGCAAAAAAGAGTAAGAAAGATAGCTCAGATTCTgacgatgaagatgatgatagcAGCTCTGACGAAGACAAGAAGCCTGTGGCTGCTAAGAAAGAGGTTAGTGAATCGGAGAGTGATTCGTCTGATGACGAG GATAAGATGAATGTTGACAAGGATGGTTCCGACTCCGACGAGAGTGAGGAGGAGAGTGAGGATGAACCATCGAAAACACCTCAGAAAAAG atCAAGGACGTGGAGATGGTTGATGCTGGCAAATCTGGGAAAAAAGCT CCTAATACCCCAGCTACACCAATCGAGAACAGTGGCTCAAAGACATTATTTGTTGGGAACCTGTCCTTCAGTGTGCAACGTTCTGACAT AGAAAAGTTCTTCCAAGACTGCGGAGAGGTTGTTGATGTACGTTTTTCTTCGGATGAGGAGGGAAGGTTTAAAGGCTTTGGACATGTTGAGTTTGCATCTGCAGAGGCAGCCCAAAGC GCCCTTGAGATGAATGGGCAAGAACTGTTGCAACGTGCTGTCCGACTTGATTTAGCTCGGGAGAGGGGTGCATTTACTCCTAATAATAATAG TAACTACTCAGCCCAAAGTGGTGGAAGAGGCCAGTCTCAAACAGTATTTGTCAGGGGTTTTGATAAGAATCTTGGAGAGGATGAG ATAAGAGCTAAATTGATGGAGCATTTTGGTGGTACTTGTGGGGAACCTACAAGGGTGTCAATCCCAAAAGATTTTGAATCTGGTTATTCTAAGGGGTATGTTTCTTTGCAAAATTCCATTGGCATTCCAATGTTTCTCCTAATGCTACA TTGA